From the genome of Chloroflexota bacterium:
CATCGGGGCATCGTCCAAGGTGCGGTCAATGCCGCGTTCCCAGCCAAAGGCTTCGCACACAGCGTAAGTGGTCGCCAGTGGCAAGACGGAAGCAGCCAAGAGCGAGGCGCCGAACAATCCAGCGCTGAAAAGTTGCTTTGCCCACGTGCCAGCCAATGGTTCCAAGGCCATGGCGGCCTGTTCCGCAGCCTCCACGCGAATACCATGTACAAATAACGTCGCTGCGGTGCAAATGATAATGAAGGCAGAGACGACATTGCCCATCACCGCGCCAAAAACCACGTCCAAGCGCGTGAAGGGGTATTCCTTCATGGTCACGCCCTTATCGGCGACGGTAGCCTGCATGTAGGCGCAACCCCACGGGGTCATGGTCGTGCCCACCGTGGCCAGCACTGCTAGTAGGAAATGCGGCTCGAAATGGATGGTAGGCACAACGGTGTGGTACAGCACCTCCCCAAAAGGTGGACGCGCAAGGAAGGCAGAGAGGATGTAGGCTACCGCATAGAGAGTGAGGAAAAGCAGCACTTTCTCGACATGCTGGTACGAGCCACGCAGTACCAGCAGCCACACGGCCAGCCCCGCCAGGGGCACGATGATGTAGCGCGACAGTCCAAACAACTCGCCGCTAGCAGCAATGCCGGCGAACTGAGCCGCTGTCGTGCCCAGGTTGGCCAGAATCAGCCCCAGCATGACCAGAAAAGCCATTCTCACACCAAAGCGCTCACGCACCAGGTCGGTGAGACCTTTGCCTGTTGCTGCGCCCATGCGTGCCGCCATCTCCTGGGTTACGACCTCTCCGAAAGTGACCCACACCAACACCCACAGAAAGGAATAGCCATAGAACGAGCCAGCCATGGAATAGGTGGCCACGCCAGGGGCGTCGTTGTCTGCACTGGCCGTGATCAGCCCAGGACCCATGATGGATAGAAAGAGCATCAATCTTTGGGCGATATGCTTCATGCGTTGTTTCAGCGTCATGGTCAGCATCTCCGCATGGAAGATAGGTTAGTGAGGTTGCCTTAGAAAAAGCGGGGCAGCCGCTTCTTCCAGGCAGTGGGAAGGACGTGATCCAGCGCATCGTCCACGGTGACAATGCCGAGCATGACATTGTGCTCGTCCAGGACTGGGATGGCCAGCAAATTGTACTTGGCGACCAGTCGCGCCACCTCGCTCTGCGGCTCGAATGGACCCACTTTGATCACATCTGTTTCCATGATCTCGGCTACAGGCTCATCCGGTGACGCTAGGACAAGTTCGCGCAGACTAATCACGCCCTGTAACTTGTGCTGCTCGTTTAGTACATAAATATAATACAGGGCCTCGTCTTCCTGTGCGGCAGGCGAGTGGCGCAGGTAATCCAGCGCTTCGCTCACCGTCAAATTCATGGGGATGGTAACGTACTCCGTGGTCATGATGCCCCCAGCAGACTCTTCCGGGTACGCCAGCAGTTTTTCCACCTCGCTGGCGTCCTCATCCTCCATGAGATCCAGGAGTTTGGCACGGTCGGTGGGGCGCAGGTCGGCCAACACGTCCGCTGCTTCATCGGGGCCCATCTCCTCCAGCACGTCGGCGGCACGCTCTGGGGGCAGCGTGCCCAAGATGCTTGCCTGCAGTTCGGGCTCGAGTTCTTCCATGGTATCGGCAATGGTTTCGTTGTCGAGGGTTTGCAGCAAAGCCTGACCCATGGGGCGGTCGAGGTCTTCGATGATGTCCGCGATGTCGGCAGGGTGCATTTCGCTGATCTTGTCGTGCGAGATGCGCAGGCGGATGGGGGCGTCTGCCTGCAGTGGCGCCACTTCGCTCCAAGGGATGATGGCTTCTGCCGGCTCGCGGTGGAGGAATTTGAACAGCAAGGAGAGTGGAGCTTCCAGCCCCAAACGGCGCAACAGACCACGTGTGCCAATGTCGACGCCGGCCAGACAATAGGGGCCGCCGGGACAGGTTCGGGCAAGTTGCAAATCGTTCACACGCACTAGTCGCCGTCCCTCGATGTCCACGATCTGGCGATCTAGGACCTGGCGGGCCAGCCAGAGTTCATCCCCGCGTTTTTCATAGACCGGGGGCTCAACGATATTGAGGATAATGGAGGGGCTCAGCCAAGCGATAGCTTCTGCCGGGATGAGACGCGGCTCTTGTCCATTGCGCAGGGCAAGGGCGCGCACGAATGGAAAAGGGGTCTCTGCTCCCGCTACCAGCACATCAGCGCAACGTCCCAGACGTTCACCACGCGCATTCCAGACTGGCTTGCCCAGGATTTGGCTCAAATACGTGGTCATTGTAACTCCTCCAGTTCTTGGATTGGCGGTTCCTTCGACCACGCAGGTTACCATATCTCCCGGGCACAAAAAAGTCGCAGCGAAAAAACTGCGACTCGGTGTAAAAGCCCGCTTCGCGCGCAAACCGGGCTTAGTTATTTCCGATGCGCCGTTTTATCGCTCAGGGCGGAATGTTTGTCTGGTAACTTGCAAGGTCGTCGGAACCAGTATGTATGTGACTGCTACTACTGTCTGTGTCCATCCTTGCTCTTGGTTCTGTCTCTACTCAAAGACGTTCTCAAAGCGATCAAGTTCCCATCTTCAGCCTTCGGAGGTGACCTCACCTCGAGGCTCTTTCCCAACACAGAAAGATAAGCCGACCAACGTCGCAGCAGTCAAAGATGCGCGCCGGTCATTTATCCTATTATAGCGCCGATATTCAAAACTGTCAAGATTTGCGGGAGGCTGGGAGCCGCCCCTGCAAGGGGCAGCAGGTTCGTAGTGCGCACTTCAGTGCGCCTGTAGCAGGTTCGTAGTGCGCACTTCAGTGCAGCAGGTTCGTAGTGCGCACTTCAGTGCGCCTGTAGCAGGTTCGTAGTGCGCACTTCAGTGCAGCAGGTTCGTAGTGCGCACTTCAGTGCGCATGGAGCGTGGCCGGGGCGTGAATTCCCCAGCTGAATGTGAAAAGCCCTTTTTAGGGGCTTTTCCCTTTTAGGCAAGGATTTCAATCCCTGGCGCGTATGAGCGCTGAAGCGCTCACTACGAACCCACGCCAGAGATGACATGAGAAAAACGCAAACCTGCCACCCTTCTCGACAGCCTATGCGACCCAACTCTATACACATTCTATCAGAAAAACGGGGGGATTGCAAACACTTTCGCAGGTTCACGCTGCATTAATCAACGCTCTACATTCAGGAAGGCCTTCCTCCCATTATATGGGGAGTGGAGAGATTCCTCTTTCCCCCTTTTGCGCCAAATACGGTATACTATGCTTAACCGGGGCCAGAACACTTGCGCCCCGGCACGAGTGAAGATGGATCAAAGTTACATCCGCAATTTCTGTATCATCGCCCACATCGACCACGGCAAGAGCACTCTCAGCGACCGTCTGCTGGAATATACTGGTACCATCAGCCCGCGCGAGATGTCTGAGCAGGTGCTCGACCAGATGGACCTTATAGTATTATCATCAATTCTCGATTTTGCTCAGTTGCAAAGATAGATAGGTCTGTTGACAAAACTAGCGATGGAGATTGTAGACCAATCCCTTGACAGCCGGCTCGCGGTTCTGGAGAACCACCAGGCGCGAGCGGATGGCATCGCCAAACCTGCGCGTGCCCACCGCGTAGGCCCCTTTCTGAATTCCCGCATCGTACGGCCCGTCCGACTGCGGTAATAGGCGCTCGCCTGGGTGGTGGCATATCCTGTGCTATCAGAGGCGATCGCTTCTTCTTCAATCCCTGCCTCATCCAGCAACTTGCGCCGCATCTGGTCCAGCACTTTCATGCCCAGCAGACGCTTGGAGGCGCGCGACAGGGTGCTGGGGTCCGGCACACGCTTCAACTCCAGCACGTCGCCGACTTTGTCCGTGGCCAACAGCCATTCTTCCATGTCCCGGTAGCTGAGCCTGAGATAGAACGTCAGCAGTACACAAGCAGCCAATGGGGGCAGAGTGTAGCGGTGAGGGCTCTTGGGATGGGAGTAGCGTGGCAAGACCTCTTGGGCCAGGTGGTAGGCTATTCGGGCAACGGTTACGTAGCGGCTCTCTCTTGTGTCTATACTCGGTATGTAACCACGATTACCCAATGTTTGCAACTGAGCAATTAAGCCCTTTTAATTCCAAGAAATCAGCGATCGGACAGTTTGAATTCTTCTTCCAGAATATTGGCATGGTATTCCATGCCGAGATCTTCGTAGATTTTCCTGGCCTCATCAGCGCGTTTTTTGGCTTCCGCCTCGTTTCCGCATTTCCTTTCGATTTGTGCACGTACACTTAGAGCAAAGGCCATAGCACTAGCAGGGTAGCAGATAGCCTGTGCCCATTCGATACTCAGATCAGACCTCCTTCTTGCTTCCTCGCATTTCCCTTGCATAATCTCAATTAAGGCCAGAGAGCTATGCGTTCCTATTAGTATGCTCAAATCGCCACTATCCACGAACGCATTTAAAAGCTGATGATATTGTTCTGCTGCTTCTTCCAATAGGCCTTGCATCAGCCAAAGTTTGGCACGTGAACGCAAAGATATGGTTTTCCAGTATTCAGCTTGGGGTTGTTCTAAACTCTCCCAAATATCCAAACTCTCCTTAAGCATCTCTTGAGCTTTTTCGTATTCTCCCTCGTCCATCGTTAATTCAGCCATATCCCGCAAAGTGAGCGCCAGCACGTGCTCCCACCTGTTGTTTCTAGCTTGTTCCAAAATCTCTTCTAGAAGTTCTTTGGCCTTGGATCGCGATTCGTTCGTGCCCATATTGATATAAGACCAGGCCACGTCTCGAACCGCAAACCATCCTTGACGGTCCAGTTGCCCGAGCCTTTCCGAAGCCTTCATGGCCCGTCTTCCCCAGAGTATCTTCTCGTCAAGATATCGGAGGACACCAAGCGGGATCCCCATCAGCTCTACAAACTTCTGCACCTCTTCCCATTTCTCTAGGTCATAACACCACTCCATTATCTTTATAACATTGCCCTTTTCTCGTCTGAGGAACAATAACGTACTATCTAAACGATCCTTTCTAACGTCCAAGGCCTCGAGGTAGTAATCAGTCAAACGCTCGCACGCTTTGTCGCAGAAATCAGCAACTTGTGGGTCTTTCCAAATTGATTCAGCGATAAATCCGCGTACTAGAGGTACCGCATCATACCCGGCATACTCTGGTCTTTCTACCCGCTCTATCATATGGGCGTGGCATAGCTTCCCTATAGCATCGTATATCCCTGCGCTTGAAATCCCACTAGCTACTTGGAGGTCTTCGGACGAAGGCATATCCCTGAATAGGGGCAGCACAACCAATACATTCTTGGCAGAGGATGGTAACCGTTGATAGGCCCTCAGATAATAGAACTCAATCACCTTTCTTATGTTCTCTGCGGAGGAAAGATGCTCTAGAGCCTCATCGAAAGTCGGGTATGTTCGCACACTTCCCAAAAACACACTCATAACCAAAGGATAATTAGCATATGGGTGTTCTAACAGTTTCTCCAGCTCCATCTCTGCAAGCGGTGGTCTTACTCCCAATGCCTCGATTTCCATTCTTATGTAATTTTTTGCTTC
Proteins encoded in this window:
- a CDS encoding Nramp family divalent metal transporter → MLTMTLKQRMKHIAQRLMLFLSIMGPGLITASADNDAPGVATYSMAGSFYGYSFLWVLVWVTFGEVVTQEMAARMGAATGKGLTDLVRERFGVRMAFLVMLGLILANLGTTAAQFAGIAASGELFGLSRYIIVPLAGLAVWLLVLRGSYQHVEKVLLFLTLYAVAYILSAFLARPPFGEVLYHTVVPTIHFEPHFLLAVLATVGTTMTPWGCAYMQATVADKGVTMKEYPFTRLDVVFGAVMGNVVSAFIIICTAATLFVHGIRVEAAEQAAMALEPLAGTWAKQLFSAGLFGASLLAASVLPLATTYAVCEAFGWERGIDRTLDDAPMFYGLYTFMIVLSVLIVLIPGLPLFPLMWLSQVVNAVLLPAVMVMMLRLANDRSIMKAWCNKRTTNVFATVLAVLITIATGVLLWDALF
- a CDS encoding magnesium transporter; the encoded protein is MTTYLSQILGKPVWNARGERLGRCADVLVAGAETPFPFVRALALRNGQEPRLIPAEAIAWLSPSIILNIVEPPVYEKRGDELWLARQVLDRQIVDIEGRRLVRVNDLQLARTCPGGPYCLAGVDIGTRGLLRRLGLEAPLSLLFKFLHREPAEAIIPWSEVAPLQADAPIRLRISHDKISEMHPADIADIIEDLDRPMGQALLQTLDNETIADTMEELEPELQASILGTLPPERAADVLEEMGPDEAADVLADLRPTDRAKLLDLMEDEDASEVEKLLAYPEESAGGIMTTEYVTIPMNLTVSEALDYLRHSPAAQEDEALYYIYVLNEQHKLQGVISLRELVLASPDEPVAEIMETDVIKVGPFEPQSEVARLVAKYNLLAIPVLDEHNVMLGIVTVDDALDHVLPTAWKKRLPRFF
- a CDS encoding NACHT domain-containing protein codes for the protein MREEFVKWVSSAASLLRKRDIRGLGKSALVSELPSLLRRHLPQPVEYYSTVLVGDVMKEVLRNAIESMRPSNTERDTPLWRSYTFLKEYIWEGKEWGIVASDLAVARSTFYSIRKEALEAMALLLWRSEEEAKMAVKVKHNLQHQVHIHEFVPRQDNTGRDYVMDVFIPELRDGKAWLISVEGEAGVGKSTLIYKVAEEVEKKRDEHRLQFEAVIWLSHRSDPRITRQLLGMPPDLENVWKTDLNLIGTTLGKREILQIPSNEEKQLFLEQVLKDCVCLFIFDNMDSEYLPDGLEGKVHDFIYRLPRQHKSIITKRKPPCVGEKLVKIGPMTREEAKNYIRMEIEALGVRPPLAEMELEKLLEHPYANYPLVMSVFLGSVRTYPTFDEALEHLSSAENIRKVIEFYYLRAYQRLPSSAKNVLVVLPLFRDMPSSEDLQVASGISSAGIYDAIGKLCHAHMIERVERPEYAGYDAVPLVRGFIAESIWKDPQVADFCDKACERLTDYYLEALDVRKDRLDSTLLFLRREKGNVIKIMEWCYDLEKWEEVQKFVELMGIPLGVLRYLDEKILWGRRAMKASERLGQLDRQGWFAVRDVAWSYINMGTNESRSKAKELLEEILEQARNNRWEHVLALTLRDMAELTMDEGEYEKAQEMLKESLDIWESLEQPQAEYWKTISLRSRAKLWLMQGLLEEAAEQYHQLLNAFVDSGDLSILIGTHSSLALIEIMQGKCEEARRRSDLSIEWAQAICYPASAMAFALSVRAQIERKCGNEAEAKKRADEARKIYEDLGMEYHANILEEEFKLSDR